In the genome of Paenibacillus sp. GP183, the window CCATTGATAACGGTAAGGAGACATCACCGGAACAAAATTTGTTCTTTATAACGAACGTTAAGGCAAAAAAAAATTGCTTGATAATTTGTGCAACTAATTTTAACTTATAACCCTATAATAGTTCTTTATAAAGAACAAGTCAACACAATTATTTCACTCATAATCAGTAATTCTATACCAGATTAAAAATGTATCTATATCCCTATACTTACACCCAATTTAATTCATCTATTACAACATAATATATAAAAAAATAGAAAAGAGGTGTGATCAATGATAGAGGTAAATGCTAATCTTAGAGACCTCAACGATGTAGATCTAACAACCAATCTTCCATCTAATAACGATTTATTAGCTTATAACAGCAATACATCGAAGTGGGTTCCAATAATACTCTCGGGAAAACTTGAACCTCAATATGTTGTAAAAGATGCATGGAGCACTACTGGTAGCCACAATTTTTCTGAGAATATGCATAATTTTTATATAAAAAATACAGGAACATCTGATATTACTTTTACAATTAACAGTATTACAATTACCGTTAAAGCGTCTGAGGAATTCGAGGATGTATTTGATCCTTTCACTTCAATGTCTATTAGTGGAACAAGCACTTTTACTGCTAATGTAAGTGCTTTGAAAACAGGATCTTCTAACCCACAATACACCGTTAAGGATTACTTTTCAGGTTCATCAAATGTAACACGTCAATATTCAGGCAATGTTTATGGGTTGGTTGTCAGCAACGATGACGCTACGAATTCATTAACTTACACTGTAAATGGAATTACTTTAACTTTACCTGCTGGTGACGTACTAGAAAGAAATTTTAATTCGTTTACTCAATTTTCAATTAATTCCTCTACCCCATATCGTGCATATGCGAAGAGTTCATTTCAGACTGTTATAACGGGAAGTACTGCTGATACTACTCCACCAGTCATAACAGCATCGCCCAATGGTGGACTATTTAACTCAACACAGAATGTAACTTTAAGTTCCAACAAATCAGCTGTAATTTACTATACAACTGATGGAACTACTCCTACGACAAGTAGCAGTATTTACACCATAGCTCTAAGCATACCTTCGACAACTAAAATTAAGTATTTTGGAAAAGATACTGCTGGAAACGTTTCAACTGTCCAAACAACACTTTATACAATTGATACAGTAGTACCTGTAGTAACATCTTCTCCTGTTGGAGGATTATTTAATGCTCCTCAATCAGTAACATTATCTGCTAACAAAACAGTCACTATTTACTATTCTTTAGATGGAACTACACCAACTACAGGTAGTTCTGTTTACAGTTCAGCTTTAAACATCACTTCTACAACTACGTTAAAGTACTTTGGTAAGGATACTGCTGGTAATAGTAGCTCAATTCAATCATCCGTTTATACAATTGATACTGTGGCTCCAAATCCAGTAACGCTATTGACAGCAGGAACGATAACATCAAGTGCAATTCCAATTAGCTGGACACTATCAACTTCGGGTGATGTAGCGAACTATGAAGTGGCATATTCAACTGATAATTTTGCTATGAATACAGTTATAGCTAGCGCAGCAGTCAATGCAAAATCCACTTCCTATACCGTCACTGGTTTAACAGCAAACACAGCGTATACGGTGCGAGTTGTTTCAATAGACGGCGCTAATAACCGATCTAAAGCAGTAACAGTAAATGGAACAACACTAGCAATGTCTAATAGTACAATATTAGTATCTGATTCATTTAATAGATCTGATAATACTGCAACGATGGGTAGTACTGATAGTGCAAATGGTGGTACAACCAAAACATGGACAATGTACGGCACTAATGTTTTCGGAATCAGTACAAATCAAGCTTATTGCGTGAGTGGTGTGATTTCCGATGGTGTTTTTGCTGGCGTAGATGCGGGAGTAAGTGACGCTTCTGTTACTGTTACATTATCCAAAATGGCAACTTACGCTAGCCTTCATGCTCGTGCTACTAGTGCAACATCTAGTCTGATTCTTCAATGGAAGCCTAATGGATATTATTTATACACATATTTGTCAGGGGTATATACGACAATTGGTAGCACGAATGCTAAAATTCCTGCCAGTGGAGATATAGTCAATATTACTTGTAATGGTACAGCAGTAAAAGTAAACATAAATGGTGTGCAATATATCAACAGTACAAGTACTTTCAACCAAACTTCAACGATATTTGGTTTTGGTACAGCAGGAAACACCGTTGTAAGATTTGACGATTTCAAAATTGAAAGTGTTTAATTAAATTTATCTAAGAGGGGTTAGGCCCTCTAAGAATTGATGCTAGAGGTAATTTTTTTAAGCTTTGATAACGGGAAATGGACAGGTGGAAAATATATAATAACGTCAGGAAATAAATCTTTTTCAAATAATGACTGGAATCCTGGTCAACCAGAATAATCCTGTAAAAGTCTCAATTGAAGCCGTACAAGCGCCCAACATCGGGACTTACACTGACGGAGTTGTTATTTTCGGTGCAGTCAATGTAGGTGCGTTTATCCACTGTTTTATAATCCCGACTTGATCGGATGCACTACATCTTCTACTAAAATGCTAAGCAAACCATTTATTGTTGGGCGGGTTATCTTGATTTATATATTCCTTCAATAAACAATTTAGCTGTTAGTGGTGAGAATGGCTGGAGCAACTGGAATGTATGCGACAAAACGAAAACTTGTAACGGCAACATCATATTTGTGTATCATCATGAGTGGCACGAACGATGCTGCAAATGTGGGGTCTTATACGCCTACACCATTAGGAACTATAGGTGATGAAAACCAAAACACATATTTAGGTGCATATTCGTTGTTGCTCGATAACTTGCTAGCTCAGAATCCGAAAATTAGAATAATTCTTATGACTCCCCTACAGGTGTTTTGTAATGACGGTGCTGGAGACATAAGAACCAACGCTATGATAGAACCCTATAGACAAGGAACAAGGGATATTGCATCATATTATGGTCTTCCTTGTATTGATCTTGCAAGGGTTATGGGATGGAATGCTGTAACAAACCCAGCTTTATCTGGTGATGGATTACATCCAAATGAGGCTGCTAGCAGAGTAATGGCACGAATTATTGATCGATTTATTAGACAAAATTTTTAAATAGAACTGTCTAGTAGTAATCTAATTGGGAATGGAGGTTAATAAATATGCTTAAGAAAAAACCTATTGGTGGCTCTGGCGCAACAAGTATGAGTGGTTTGTCAGATGTTGATGTAACTACGCTTGCACCTGATAACGGCAATTTTTTAAGTTTTGATAACGGAAAATGGAAGCCTGTAACTGGCGCAACAAGTAAATCATCCTACTTTATAGACCTTATGACTTACGGGATAACTCAGGGAATACCAGCAAAACCTTATACAAACGCTAATTATGTAACGGCTGACAATAATATGAATGGCATTAACAGTGCTATTCAGTACGCGTCTGACAATGGATATACTGAGGTAGTACTGCCAAGAGGTCAATATGCGTTGTGCTACAATTACCTAAATGCAACAGCAGGTGACTTTAGTATGAAAACAATACAAATGAAAAGCTATTTAACTTTTAACTTGAATGGCTCTACATTGAAGGTTATTTATGACTCTGATGTTAGGAGTCCTTTTGACACTAAAGGTAGAATAAACGCAGCACAATTCCCTGACATACCGTGTACTTTTGAGGGTACTGTTATGACGTTTGATAATGTCCACAATTCTGTTTTAGCGTATGGTGAAATAATTGGTTGTAGAGCAGACAGAAGCTACATTAATTCAGCAATAGAACAGACGCTAGAGAGTTCATACGGAGTTACAATAAAAAGAACTTCAAGTCATAACGCTATTCACCATTGTAGGATAGGCGCTTTTAATGGTGATAGTATAGCTTTTTCGAGTGATGCTATTTCTGAGTTAGTCGAGTTCAATCAACAATATACTTTGAATGATGTAGACAATGCAACTGGAGCACTTATTGCGTCCACTAATACAATTACAAGTAAAAATATTGCTGCAACAGATGGTTTATGGGTTTTACCTACGCTTGATGTTCCCAACACCGCATTGTTGATCGCAGGTTCAGGCAGTAGCAGAGTAACTACTGGAATGCTATCTAAAGACTTCCATATCGCATTCTACAAAGCAGATGGAACATTCATAGGTAAAATGAAATATCAGAAAATTTATACGCCTGTTTCCATCCCAAAGAATGCAGCCAAGTTTAGGTATATCTTTATCAATGAGACTGATACTACTAAAACGTTCGCCATAAGAATCCTTTATGGAAACATTCCACATCACAATGTAATAGCGCATTGTGATATATATGGTTGTCAGCGTGGAGGAATTGCTGGTGGAGGTTCCCATAACATTATCGAATACAACACAATACGAGACACAGGTAAAACTGGAGATAATTCATTCTTAGATGGTGGGACTGTGTTCAATGACCCTACTAGATACTGTATAAACCAAGAAGATAGCTTTGGGGATGGGATTATTATTCGCCATAATCATTTTTATGGCGGTTATCATGGCATTTTAGCAGGCGTTTATTCGGTCTCCATAGAGAATAATCATTTTTATAACATGACAGGGATAGCAATTAATTTATACACGACTCAATTCGCACATATAACAGGAAACTATCTGTATAATTGCCAAACTGCTTTTGGACTTCAAGGTACTGACTTATCTAACCCGTTTGTCAATATTACTGGAAACTTTATAAGGGGTGGAGGGTCTTACGCCTGTCAAATGGGTTTGAACGGAGCAAAGTATAGAGTTAATTTCAGTGAAAATTATATCGTAGATGTACCAAGTATAACCATGAGCACCGAAACTGCTACATTTAGAAACAACATTATAAAATATACAACAAGCACAGGCGGTACAATTACGATTGATAAAGCTAAAGACTGTGTATTTGAAACTAATTTAGTAACTAGCCCTAGAATTGATGCGAGTATCTACGAATACGAGGGCTGCACCTTTGATAATATTCAGATTAATTTAAAGACACGCAATGATGGTACTGTCACTGAAAAAGTTAACCTTGACAGGTGTACTTTTAAAAATAATGCGCAGTTATACAATAACACATTTGTTGGAACAAACCCAAAGATTGTATCTGTAACAAAGAGCAAATTTATTGACAGTATTATCAGTTTTGATATTGTCAATATGGACAGCGTAACTATACCCATAGCACTAAAGGACTGTAGTTTCGAGTTTAATTCAGGAGTCACACCTTCAGGTGTTAGCACACCAACATCGATAATTAGCTTAAATTGCAATACTAATCAAGATCTAATCACTCTTGATTTTGAGAATTGTACTGTAAACATTAAAAACACTTTATTTGCTAGACTAATTTCTTCTAGTTCTGGAAGTAAGACAATATCTGTATCATTCAGAAAATGCGACTTCAATTATTCGGGAGCGCAAACACCTTTGTCTTTAACGTATTATCAACAACTCAGCGCTATGAGAAAATTTGTCTCTGCAAAAAATACATTTACCAACATAACTTTGCCAAGTGAAGATATCATATTTATTGGGTATGACGAGATGGAAAAGACTAAGAATGTAGAACCATCTTCTTCTTACTACTACTATTCGGGGGATATTCGGAACAACGCAATTTTGACTGCGGGTGGATATGTAGGTTATGTGTGCATGACAGCAGGTTATACTGCGGCTGGATCATGGAGTGCAAAAACGTTCTTCGCCTATGGAGATCGCATCGTTGACGGAACGCTTGTGTATGAGGCTAACATTTGTGGAACTAGCACAGCGACAAAACCAGCGTTACCAACCACCGTAAATGGAACTGTTACAGACAATGTGGGAATTACAACATGGCAAGCAAGCCATGCTTATAATATTGGTGATTTTGTTGTTCCAATAACTCCTGTTTTGTGGTGGCAAACAAACTATGGGGATTATTTCGAATGTACTGTTTCTGGAACTTCTGGCACAACTGAACCTAACTGGCAAAGTGGAACCGTATCCGATGGTACAGGAACACTGCAATGGCAACCAAGAAAGTTGCTGACTTGGAAACTCCTTGGGAATAAGGCTACATTCAAACCGTATGGTTTAATTTCTGTATAATTGGAAGGATTTACTGTCCCTCTTAAATAAGAGGTCAGACTGTCGAGAAAGTGGACAGTCTTTCTTATTAATCAATTAGTTTAACACATCACCGCGTTAATATGGTATAATATAGGTAATTCATTTACCAGAAGGAGCGGTGTTATTCATGTTGTATTCTCATCAGCCCGACCCCCAATTGGACTTCGAACTGGTTTGCATTGAGCATTTGGTTCTAGACGATCACCTACTACGTCATATTTCCAAATACATGGACTTCTCATTTATCACGGAAAAAGTACGTCCTTACTACAGCGAAACACACGGACGTCCGTCCATCGATCCTGTTATGCTCTTCAAAATGCTGTTCATCGGTTACTTGTACGGAATCCGGTCAGAGCGTCAGCTCGAACAGGAGATCAACCTGAATGTCGGCTACCGTTGGTTTCTGGGCATTGGCCTGTCCAAGAAGGCGCCGGACCATTCCACCATCAGTTGGAACCGGAAGAAGCGCTTTAAAGATACGACGGTATTCCAAGACATCTTCGACGAGGTCGTCCGCCTGGCAATCGAAAATCGGATGGTGGCCGGTCGCGTGCTCATCACCGATTCTACTCACCTGAAAGCGAACGCGAATAAACGGAAACACAACGTTCAAGTAGTAGAGCGTTCGCCACAGGAATACATAGAAGAACTGGAGAAAGCAATCGAAGAAGATCGGCGGACCCTCGGAAAAAAGTCGCTGAAAGTCCGGGAGGAGGTGGTTGAGACCAAGGAGGTCAAGGTTAGCACCACAGATCCGGAGAGCGGGTATATGGTCCGTGACGGCAAGCCGGAAGGTTACCGTCGACCACAAATTCAACATCATCACCGACGTTCACGTTACGCCCGGAAATGTACACGACTCGGTTCCATATGTCGAGCGGCTCAAACATCAGGTCGAAAAATTTGGTTTTACCGAATCCCTTGAAGCAGTGGCTGTCGACTCCGGTTACCTAACTCCTCACATTTGCAAAGAGCTGCAGCAGATGAAAGTGTTCGCCGTCATCGGAGGACGTTCATTTACACCGGTCAAAGGACTTATGAAGAAATGGCAGTTTAAGTTCGACGCTGAGAAAAACGTGTATGTCTGTCCAGCCAAACATGAACTAAAGTATTCTACAACGAACCGCGAAGGCTATCGGGAATACAAGTCGAACCCGAAACATTGCAAGGACTGCCCGTTGCTGGAGAGGTGCACGCGAGCCAAGAACAAGCAGAAAGTGATCACCCGGCACGTATGGGAAGACAGCAAAGAATGGGTTCGGCTAAATCGGCTAAGCAAGTCCGGCAAATACCTGTATCGCCTGCGATACCAAACCATTGAGCGAAGTTTCGCGGATGCCAAAGAGCTCCACGGACTTCGCTATTGCCGTTTGCGCGGAAGGGATAACGTCCAGGAACAAGCGCTGATGACCGCAACCGTACAGAACATAAAAAAGATCGCCCTCCACCTTGCCAAGAAGGCAAAGTAGAGGGCGATTACTGTTCAAGTGGGTGAGGCGTACTCAGAAACGCTCGCTCGCCAGGTACCCTTTGTATTGAAAAGCAAAATAACCGCTTTTTTCAACAATCTGCCCTCTTAAATAAGAGGTGTTTTTAATGGTAAATAATTTCCTAGAAGTTGGTATTATTGATGCTAATTCAACTTAAAATTACTCATACGCAAA includes:
- a CDS encoding chitobiase/beta-hexosaminidase C-terminal domain-containing protein produces the protein MIEVNANLRDLNDVDLTTNLPSNNDLLAYNSNTSKWVPIILSGKLEPQYVVKDAWSTTGSHNFSENMHNFYIKNTGTSDITFTINSITITVKASEEFEDVFDPFTSMSISGTSTFTANVSALKTGSSNPQYTVKDYFSGSSNVTRQYSGNVYGLVVSNDDATNSLTYTVNGITLTLPAGDVLERNFNSFTQFSINSSTPYRAYAKSSFQTVITGSTADTTPPVITASPNGGLFNSTQNVTLSSNKSAVIYYTTDGTTPTTSSSIYTIALSIPSTTKIKYFGKDTAGNVSTVQTTLYTIDTVVPVVTSSPVGGLFNAPQSVTLSANKTVTIYYSLDGTTPTTGSSVYSSALNITSTTTLKYFGKDTAGNSSSIQSSVYTIDTVAPNPVTLLTAGTITSSAIPISWTLSTSGDVANYEVAYSTDNFAMNTVIASAAVNAKSTSYTVTGLTANTAYTVRVVSIDGANNRSKAVTVNGTTLAMSNSTILVSDSFNRSDNTATMGSTDSANGGTTKTWTMYGTNVFGISTNQAYCVSGVISDGVFAGVDAGVSDASVTVTLSKMATYASLHARATSATSSLILQWKPNGYYLYTYLSGVYTTIGSTNAKIPASGDIVNITCNGTAVKVNINGVQYINSTSTFNQTSTIFGFGTAGNTVVRFDDFKIESV
- a CDS encoding SGNH/GDSL hydrolase family protein, yielding MYATKRKLVTATSYLCIIMSGTNDAANVGSYTPTPLGTIGDENQNTYLGAYSLLLDNLLAQNPKIRIILMTPLQVFCNDGAGDIRTNAMIEPYRQGTRDIASYYGLPCIDLARVMGWNAVTNPALSGDGLHPNEAASRVMARIIDRFIRQNF
- a CDS encoding right-handed parallel beta-helix repeat-containing protein; amino-acid sequence: MLKKKPIGGSGATSMSGLSDVDVTTLAPDNGNFLSFDNGKWKPVTGATSKSSYFIDLMTYGITQGIPAKPYTNANYVTADNNMNGINSAIQYASDNGYTEVVLPRGQYALCYNYLNATAGDFSMKTIQMKSYLTFNLNGSTLKVIYDSDVRSPFDTKGRINAAQFPDIPCTFEGTVMTFDNVHNSVLAYGEIIGCRADRSYINSAIEQTLESSYGVTIKRTSSHNAIHHCRIGAFNGDSIAFSSDAISELVEFNQQYTLNDVDNATGALIASTNTITSKNIAATDGLWVLPTLDVPNTALLIAGSGSSRVTTGMLSKDFHIAFYKADGTFIGKMKYQKIYTPVSIPKNAAKFRYIFINETDTTKTFAIRILYGNIPHHNVIAHCDIYGCQRGGIAGGGSHNIIEYNTIRDTGKTGDNSFLDGGTVFNDPTRYCINQEDSFGDGIIIRHNHFYGGYHGILAGVYSVSIENNHFYNMTGIAINLYTTQFAHITGNYLYNCQTAFGLQGTDLSNPFVNITGNFIRGGGSYACQMGLNGAKYRVNFSENYIVDVPSITMSTETATFRNNIIKYTTSTGGTITIDKAKDCVFETNLVTSPRIDASIYEYEGCTFDNIQINLKTRNDGTVTEKVNLDRCTFKNNAQLYNNTFVGTNPKIVSVTKSKFIDSIISFDIVNMDSVTIPIALKDCSFEFNSGVTPSGVSTPTSIISLNCNTNQDLITLDFENCTVNIKNTLFARLISSSSGSKTISVSFRKCDFNYSGAQTPLSLTYYQQLSAMRKFVSAKNTFTNITLPSEDIIFIGYDEMEKTKNVEPSSSYYYYSGDIRNNAILTAGGYVGYVCMTAGYTAAGSWSAKTFFAYGDRIVDGTLVYEANICGTSTATKPALPTTVNGTVTDNVGITTWQASHAYNIGDFVVPITPVLWWQTNYGDYFECTVSGTSGTTEPNWQSGTVSDGTGTLQWQPRKLLTWKLLGNKATFKPYGLISV